In Anoplopoma fimbria isolate UVic2021 breed Golden Eagle Sablefish chromosome 12, Afim_UVic_2022, whole genome shotgun sequence, one DNA window encodes the following:
- the LOC129099766 gene encoding inactive dipeptidyl peptidase 10, with amino-acid sequence MIATTQQNMTTELQDLGSSDGPPRNWKGIGIAMVVILAVMSLVILSVIVLTPDESHLLLRSHLTMEDLESEEFKVHDPCVAWLNENEVALRTREGHVLSFSLNSNLTSTLVDNSSLDLTTTKFQVSADKTSVLLAYNIRPVFSQSFTASYAIYNVANGDLLELNPPEREKAVLQYASWGPQGSQLAYVFDGDIYYKPSVASEALRLTITDLEQHVVNGLSDWTYEEEVLLTYVAHWWSMDGARLAYLTINNSATPVMEIPHFLGGLYPSNVLFPYPKAGSSIPSVSLFVVNLYGPAHTLEMMPPDSLRARDSYISMVIWISSTRLAVRWLNRVQNQSVLCVCEATTGACSEKHKMAMDIMQNKRQDVPLFSADGSVFYTILPAKQGARGEFHHIAGLSAQPAIPSVPPRFLTSGSWDVTLLCALDEKAGKIYFLSAEESRQSRHLYSVDLDGVFQRRCISCNLIDGCRFFKAEFSPNQTHFTLYCLGPGIPKVTVHSTKDPSRYVVLEDNSPLSRALEDKRLPETLFRTLPADNHDLHLKLSLPQGYEANLHPLLIIVDGVPGSQSVTEEFALDWPQVLSGTHNVALAWVDGRSGVGRGQKTTIVDPRKLGSVRVKDYLGVVELLKQLPYIDDRRMVLFGKAFGGYLTLKMLAATDKLFQCTAAVAPITDFRLYSAAFSERYLGLPAKEEHAYSTASLLEEVNKLKDENFLILHGTADARVHFQHSAELLSRLVKVEANYSLQLYPDEGHVLREPHSIQHFQRTVVNYLQTCFKHSFPLDPVEDDDEEDD; translated from the exons ATGATTGCCACAACTCAACAAAACATGACCACGGAGCTg CAG GACCTGGGAAGTTCAGACGGTCCCCCGCGGAACTGGAAGGGCATAGGGATAGCCATGGTGGTGATCCTGGCTGTTATGTCTCTGGTCATTCTCTCTGTCATTGTCCTCACCCCCG ATGAATCTCACTTGTTACTCCGTTCCCATCTCACTATGGAAGATCTGGAGAGTGAAGAGTTCAAAGTTCATGACCCCTGTGTGGCATGGTTGAACG AAAACGAGGTGGCCCTCCGCACTAGAGAAGGACACGTCCTGTCGTTCAGCCTCAACAGCAACCTCACCTCGACTCTGGTGGACAACAGCTCCCTG GACCTGACTACAACTAAATTTCAAGTGTCTGCAGACAAGACGTCTGTCCTCTTGGCGTATAACATTCGACCG GTGTTCTCTCAGTCCTTCACAGCCTCCTATGCTATCTACAATGTGGCCAATGG ggatCTGCTGGAGCTTAATCCTCCGGAGAGGGAGAAGGCAGTGCTACAATATGCTTCCTGGGGGCCTCAGGGGAGCCAGCTG GCCTATGTGTTTGACGGAGATATCTACTACAAACCAAGTGTTGCCAGTGAAGCCCTGCGTCTCACAATCACTGACCTGGAGCAGCATGTGGTGAACGGGCTCTCTGACTGGACTTATGAAG AGGAAGTGCTCTTAACATATGTTGCCCACTGGTGGTCTATGGACGGGGCCCGACTGGCGTACCTAACCATCAACAACTCTGCCACACCTGTGATGGAAATACCTCACTTCTTAGGCGGTCTCTACCCCTCCAATGTGCTCTTCCCCTACCCCaag GCTGGCTCAAGTATCCCATCCGTCAGTCTGTTTGTGGTGAATCTGTATGGTCCAGCTCACACTCTGGAGATGATGCCTCCAGACTCCCTCAGGGCCAG AGACAGCTACATCTCCATGGTGATTTGGATCAGCAGCACCCGCCTTGCGGTCCGTTGGCTGAATCGTGTCCAGAACCAATCAGTGCTCTGCGTGTGCGAGGCCACCACAGGAGCTTGCTCAGAG AAGCACAAAATGGCCATGGACATAATGCAAAACAAACGACAG GATGTGCCGTTGTTTTCAGCAGACGGCTCTGTGTTTTATACAATCTTGCCAGCAAAACAAGGCGCTCGTGGAGAGTTTCACCATATCGCTGGTCTTTCAGCCCAG CCTGCCATCCCCTCCGTCCCTCCTCGCTTCCTGACATCAGGCAGCTGGGACGTCACCTTGCTCTGTGCCCTCGACGAGAAGGCTGGAAAAAT CTATTTCCTGAGTGCAGAGGAATCCAGACAAAGCAGGCACCTTTACAG TGTGGACCTGGATGGAGTGTTTCAACGCCGGTGCATCTCCTGCAACCTCATAGATGGATGTCGCTTCTTTAAAGCTGAATTCAGCCCCAATCAAACCCACTTCACTCTCTATTGTCTAG GCCCAGGAATACCTAAAGTGACGGTTCACAGTACAAAGGACCCCTCCA GATACGTCGTCTTGGAGGATAACAGCCCTCTATCTAGAGCTCTGGAGGACAAGAGGCTCCCTGAGACTCTGTTCAGGACACTCCCAGCAGATAACCATg ATCTACACCTGAAACTATCTCTACCTCAGGGTTACGAGGCCAACCTGCACCCTCTCCTCATCATTGT GGATGGCGTGCCTGGCAGTCAGTCGGTGACAGAGGAATTCGCCCTCGACTGGCCTCAGGTCCTCTCCGGCACACACAATGTGGCCTTAGCCTGGGTGGACGGCAGGAGTGGGGTAGGCCGTGGACAGAAGACCACCATTGTGGATCCGCGCAAGCTTGGCTCAGTTAGAGTCAAAGATTATCTGGGAGTTGTAGA GCTGTTGAAGCAACTGCCGTACATTGACGATCGTCGGATGGTCCTCTTTGGCAAG GCATTTGGCGGATATTTAACTCTCAAGATGCTAGCTGCAACAGACAAGCTCTTTCAATGCACGGCCGCTGTGGCACCAATAACTGACTTCAGGCTTTATA gTGCTGCATTCTCAGAGAGGTATCTTGGCCTTCCAGCTAAGGAGGAGCATGCTTACTCT ACTGCCTCTTTGCTGGAGGAGGTTAACAAGCTGAAAGATGAGAATTTCCTTATTCTTCATGGAACTGCAGATG CGAGGGTACACTTCCAGCATAGCGCGGAGCTCCTGAGCCGACTGGTGAAGGTGGAAGCCAATTACTCACTGCAGCTGTATCCAGACGAGGGCCACGTTCTGAGGGAGCCGCACAGCATCCAGCACTTCCAGCGGACAGTGGTGAACTACCTCCAAACCTGCTTTAAGCACAGCTTCCCTCTAGATCCCGTAGAGGATGACGATGAAGAAGATGACTGA